Part of the Streptomyces sp. NBC_00457 genome, TGCCCGAGCGCCACTCACCGTCGATGTACTGCTGAGCCAGGTCGGTGAAGTAGGACGACATGTGATCCCTCAATCCCTAGCAGACACCGATCGACTGCCATCACCGTCGATCGACTTCACGGTCTGATCACAAGTCATCGTACTTGCGTTTCAAGAGAGTTGAAGGAGACCTCGGAGAAGATCGCGGCTCTCGCCGGGCCCCGGGCTGTCCTGCTGAAGTTCCTTCAGCGCCTTCTCGTACTGGGCCACGTCCTCGTGCTTGTCGAGGTACAGCGCGCTGGTGAGCTGCTCCAGGTAGACGACGTCCGACAGGTCGGACTCCGGGAAGGACAGGATCGTGAACGCGCCGGACTCGCCGGAGTGGCCGCCGAAGCTGAACGGCATGATCTGCAGTCGTACGTTGGGCCGCTCGGAGACCTCGATGAGGTGCTGGAGCTGACCGCGCATCACCTCGCGGTCGCCGTACGGCCGGCGCAGGGCGGCCTCGTCGAGGACGATGTGGAACTCCGGGCCGCTCTCGTCGACGAGGTACTTCTGCCGCTCCAGGCGCAGCGCCACCCGCCGCTCCACGTCCGCCTCGCTCGCGCCCTTCATACCGCGCCGGACGACCGCGCGGGCGTATGCCTCGGTCTGCAGCAGTCCGTGCACGAACTGCACCTCGTAGGCGCGGATGAGGGAACACGCGCCCTCCAGGCCCACATAGGTGGGGAACCAGCTCGGCAGGACGTCCGAGTAACTGTGCCACCAACCCGCCACGTTGGCCTCCCTGGCGAGTGAGAGCAGCGAGGTGCGCTCCGACTCGTCCGTGATGCCGTACAGCGTCAGCAGATCCTCGACGTCCCGCGTCTTGAAGCTCACCCGGCCCAGCTCCATCCGGCTGATCTTCGACTCGGAGGCACGGATGGAATACCCCGCGGCCTCGCGCGTGATGCCACGTGTCTCACGCAGTCGCCTGAGTTGCGAGCCGAGCAGCATCCGCCGCACCACCGATCCGGGCTCTCCCGCGCTCACGTTCGCCAGCCTCCCCAACCGTCTTCAGGGCCCGAAGTCTGCCACTAAAACACTCCGAGCAGTACTCGTCCGATTACAGAGATGGAAAGAAGCCAAAGATTCCACTCGGGTTCAAGGGGAGAGGGGCCACCAACAGGAGGGAAGTGGGCAGAAAAAATGACCAAGAAGTGGTACGGGAGGGTCCAATTCGGTCGCGTGCACGTGCATCTGCCCTTGCATCTGGTTGGCGCATCCGAAACCATGGTCCCGCGTCACCGCTGCATCTGCATCGCAACGACCGCGATTCCCGGGAGTGCCTCGCATGGGGACGAATGGATCGACCATGCTCGAGCCGTTACGGCAGGGCCTTCCGCCGCTGGATCCCGCGGCCGTGTCCAACGCCGCCTCCTGTGCCCTGCCCGCCCGCTACGAAGCGGTGCGCGAGGCGCGGCAGTTCACCCGCAGAACGCTCGACCAGTGGGAACTGAGCGACCGCTTCGACGATGTGTGCCTGGTCGTCTCCGAACTGGTCACCAACTCCCTGCGTCATGCGCTGCCGGGGCCCGCCTGCGTCACGGAGCAGATACCGCCCGTGCGGCTGCACCTGATGCGCTGGACCGAGCGGCTGGTGTGCGCGGTGCGTGATCCCAGTGACGACAGCCCGGTCGCGCGCGATTCGGACGACTTCTCGGCGGAGTCCGGCCGCGGCCTGTTCCTGGTGGACTCGTTCAGCGACAGCTGGGGCTGGCATCCGCTGGCCGGCACCATGGGCGGCAAGGTCGTCTGGGCGCTGTTCCTGCTGTCGGCGCCGAGCGCGGCCGAGTGATCCACCGCGGCCCTTTCTGGGGCCGCGGTTCTACGCGCGTTACGCAAGGCCAGGGGACGACCACCGTCAGTTGTCGCCTGGCCGGCCGGTTCCCGGTCCGCTGCCTGGACCGGGTCTCAGCCCGCTATCAAGTGGTCGAACTCGCCGTCCTTGATGCCCAGCAGCATCGCCTCGATCTCCGCACGCGTGTAGACGAGTGCGGGACCGTCCGGGAAGCGCGAGTTGCGCACGGCGACCTCGCCGCCGGGCAGCCGCGCGAACTCCACGCAGGAGCCCTGCGAGTTGCTGTGCCTGCTCTTCTGCCAGGCCACCCGCAGTTGGGCGGCGGCCATGCCGTTGTACACGCCGGACGCGTCGGCAACGTCGTACACGTCGTGGTCCACAGGTCGCTCCCCGGTGGTGCACTGGCTGGTGAGGCCATTGATGCAGTGGTCAACTTGACCCGGATCATAACCGTGTTCCAGTGCAGATGCATGGGCAGATGCACGTGCACGCGCGGTGGTCCTGCGGTTACAGCTTGGGCGGCCCCTTCACCGAAGCTCTCCAGCGTCTGCCCCGGGGACCGGATCGGATTCCTCGTGTCCTAGGAACAGACGCGTTCCACGCCATTCCTGTTCCATCGGCCGGGGGATCGTGCCGCTGCACGAGCAGAACGGGGCCTGCCGGGGAGAGCAGGCCCCGCGTCGGCGCCGGGTGTCACCGAAGCCGGCGGTGTCCTGAGGGAGCGCGCGGCCTCAGCGGCTCGCGTACGGGAGCAGTGCCATCTCGCGCGCGTTCTTGATCGCGCGGGCCAGCAGGCGCTGCTGCTGGGCGGAGACGCGGGTGACGCGGCGGCTGCGGATCTTGCCACGGTCGGAGATGAACTTCCGCAGCAGATCGGTGTCCTTGTAGTCGATGTACTCGACCTTGGCCTGGTCCAGCGGGTTGGGGCGGTTCTTGGCGGGCTTGCGTTCGGGCTTGCGGGCCATGGGGGGTCAGACCTCCAGGAGGGTGTCGAAGGCGGGCGGCAGCCGCTTCCAGGCGTCGCGCCCGGCGGCGTACTCGGCGTCGGTGAGCAGGCAGGACTCCAGCAGCTCCTGAAGTCCGTCGCGGTCGAGGCCGGGGGACGTGAAGACCAGGTGCTGGCAGCAGTCGCCGTGCTCCGGATGCCAGTCCATCGCGGCGGCGGCGCGGCGCACCGGCGGCACCATCTCCCAGGCCGCGTCCGGCAGCGCGGCGAGCCAGGGGCCCGCGCTCTCCACGCACAGCGCACCGCCCGCCGCGTCCCAGTGCAGCAGCGTGTCCGGCTTGTCGGCGAGCCAGAACCGGCCCCGGCTGCGGGCCGCCGCGCAGGTCAGGTCCTCCAGCGCCGCATACAGCCGCTCCGGGTGGAAGGGCCGGCGGCGGTGCCAGACCAGCGTGGAGACGCCGTGCGCGTCGGCGTCGGCGGGCAGCAGCGCGCACGCGGGGTGCTGGGCCGCGGCGGCCGACTCGACGTCGAAGCCGGCAAGGGCCGCCTGCGCGAGCGGCGTCAGGGGGCGGCGGCGCGGGGCGGGCACCGTCAGGCCGTCGTCGGACGGTTCCGGCGCGCGATCGCCCTGAGCGCCCGCCAGGTCACCGTGGCCGACCGGGACCTGACGGGCCGTCGGGTGCAGCTGGGCGAGCAGCTCGCGGTCCTCGTCGTCGGCCTCCGGGGAGTCGACGAGGGCGAGGACGGGGGCGTACTCCAGCTGTCGCGCGAAGGTGTCGGCGACCGTGCGCTGGTCGGTGGCCGCGGCGGCGAGGCCGCGCTCCGCCAGGTCGTCGCCGTTGCCGAGGTACGGCAGCAGGAGCGCCGGGTCGACCGCGGTGATCACGCCGGTGACGGTGAGCCCGCCGCCGGTGACCACCTCGGCCATGGCCTTGGGCTCGACGGAGTCCCACAGCTCGACGATCGCGAGCCGGACCGTTCCGGCGTCGCGCAGGCGCAGCAGTTCGGGCACCAGGTCTTCCCGCAGCGCGCAGCACGCGCAGTCGTTGACCAGCGGGGCCTCACCGGCGGACAGGATGCCGGTGGCGTCGCGCACGGTCCGTACGACCGTTCCGGCGACGGCCGTCGCCAGGTCGTGATGGAGTACGACGCTGCCGGGGACGTCGGTGAGCAACCGCTCCACGGTCGCCTTGCGGGCGTCGGCATGCAGCCCGCCGACGATGACGACGGAGAGCATCAGCCCTGCTTTCCGTACCGGCGCTCGAAGCGCTCGACGCGGCCTGCGGTGTCCAGGACGCGGGCGGTGCCGGTGTAGAAGGGGTGGCTGACGTTCGAGATCTCGACGTCGACGACCGGGTAGGTGTTGCCGTCCTCCCACTCGACGGTCTTCTCGCTGGTCATCGTGGAGCGGGTGAGGAAGGCGTAGTTCGCGGCACGGTCACGGAAGACGACGGGGCCGTACTCGGGGTGGATTTCCTTGCGCATGGGGTGGTTCAGCGCTCCTCTCGGAAGTCGACGTGACGGCCGACGACCGGGTCGTACTTGCGCAGGGTCATACGGTCCGGGTCGTTGCGGCGGTTCTTGCGGGTCACGTACGTGTAGCCGGTCCCCGCCGTGGACCGGAGCTTGATGACCGGTCGGAGTTCGTTGCGTGCCATGCTGGTATCTTACTGAAAATGAATTCCATTTACACAACACCGTCGAGAGAGGTGCGTCACCCTTGTCCGCCCACTGCATGCTGACCGGGGCCCAGCCGGGCTTCGGCAACACGATCTCCCACTCGCACCGGCGGACCTCCCGCCGCTTCGACCCGAACATCCAGTCCAAGCGCTACTGGCTGCCCAGCGAGGGCCGTTACGTCCGGCTGAAGCTGAGCACGAAGGGCATCAAGACCATCGACACGATCGGCATCGAGGCGGCCGTGGCCCGGATCCGCGCCCGGGGAGTGAGGGTCTGATGGCGAAGAAGAGCAAGATCGCGAAGAACGAGAAGCGGCAGGAGATCGTCGCGCGGTACGCCGGGCGCCGGGCCGAGCTGAAGGAGATCATCCGCCGGCCGTCCTCGACGGAGGCCGAACGCCTCGCCGCCGAGCAGGAGTTGCGCAGGCAGCCGCGCAACGCCAGCGCCACCCGCGTACGCAACCGCGACAGCGTCGACGGGCGGCCCCGCGGCTACTTCCGCGCCTTCGGGCTGTCCCGGGTGAACCTGCGTGGACAGGCGCACGCGGGGTACCTGCCGGGGGTCCGGAAGTCCTCCTGGTAAGTCCCCTACTGGCAAGTACTGGTAGCTTGCTGCGAACCTTCCGGCCAGAGCTTGGGAGCCAGCAGTGACTTCGGTGACGAACGTGCGACTCGCGGTCGCCGGCGTGGTGGGCGCGCTGGTGCTGACCGCCTGCGGTGGCGGCTCGGACGACGACTCCGCGCCGAGCCCCAGCGCCTCCGCCTCCTCGACCGAGACGGCGGACACGGGCGGTGGCACCGGCGGGTCGGCGTCCGCGTCCGGCGATCTGACGGGCAGCTGGCTCGCCACGACCGACGGCAAGGCCGTCGCGCTGGTCATCACCGGCACGGAGGCCGGGCTCTTCGCGACCGGCGGGACCGTGTGCAGCGGGACCTCGGGCGAGGAGTCCGGCATGCGGATGATCCACCTCAAGTGCACCGACGGCAGCAAGGACCGGGCGACGGGGATGGTCGACTCCGTCGACGGGAAGACGCTCAAGGTGACGTGGGAGGACGGGCTCGGCGCGGAGACGTACACCAAGGCGGAGGGCGGGCAGCTGCCTTCGGGGCTGCCCACGGCGAGCCTGGGCTGATCACCGGCGGCTCGGTGAGCGGGGGTCCGCAACCGCGCCCCACCCTCATGCGTGATGATCCATGCACGCGACCGCCCACGCCCCCGAGGAAGCCCATGCGCGCCACACCTCTCGCCGTCACCGCCCTCGCCGCGGCCCTGCTGCTGACCGCCTGCGACAGCGGCGGCAGCAGCAACAGCAGCGCCGAGGAGCGAGAAGTCACGCAGAGCACAAAACCCGGTGAGCCCTGCAAGATGCACAACGTCGCCATGCACCTGGGGCCGGCCAACAGCGCACCCGCCGTCGGAGACACGGGCAACCTCGCCGTCACGATCATCAACCGCGACGCCGAGTGCACCGTGGACGGCCTGCCCGCCGCCGGCCTGGACACCGGGGACTCCGTCGGCAAGGTCCCCGTGGACAAGGCGGCGAAGCCCCAGAAGCTCACGCTCGCCAAGGACGCCGAGGTGTCCTTCACGCTCACCTATGTGCGGGGCGAGGAAGGCGGGGCGAAGAGCCTCGCCGCGAAGACGCTGAAGATCTACCTGCCCGGCGACACCAGCCCTCGCGACTTCCCTTGGGAGTACGGCGATGTCGCCCTCAAGAGCGGTGACGTGCCGGACGCCTCGCTCAGCGGGTTCCAGCAGACGGGCGACTGAGGCTCAGCGCAGCGGCTTCCGGCGGCCGACCTGCGCCCGGTCCGCCGCCTCAGCCCCTTCCGTCCAGCCCGCCGCGTCCGTGACCCCGCGCAGCCGGGTCGTGGTCGTCTCCGGGAACATGCGGTCCAGGCGGCCGGTGACGGCGAGTTCCCGGGAGGCGAGGACCGGGAGCAGGTCGCCGGTGACCTGGGTCTCGGCAGCGGCTGCCAGGCGGGTGCCGACGCGGTGGGCGTAGGCCGCGAGGAAGGACTGCCGGAAGGTCTTGGTCCGCCTGCGTCCGCCCGCGCGCTGGGCGGCCTCCGCCTTCGTCATCGCGGTCTGCGCCTGCACCAGCAGTGAGGTGTAGAGGAGTTCGACGGCCTCCAGGTCGGGTTCGAAGCCGACGACGGTGGTGAAGCCGAGAGGTTCGTTCCACACGGCACGGCAGTGGTTGGCAGTGGCGACCGCGTCCAGCAGCACCGCCTTGGCCTGCTCGTACGGCGGCTCGACCCCGATCCGGCAGGCGCCGGGCACGTCCGCGGTGGGCGCCCGGCCCGCCAGCAGCGCCTCGTCGATGCTGTGCCGCGCCATCAGCTCCTGCGCCTTGGCGCTGAGCGCCTCCGCCTCCTCCGGAAAGCCGGTCGCCTCCGCCTTCGCCAGCAGGGCGCGGATGCGGGTGAGCATGCGGGACTCGGACTTGGGGTGGCTGCCGGACGGCTCGTCCAGGGGCTCCAGCGCGGGCAGGCGCAGCAGCAGCCGGTACAGCTCCAGGACGGCCGTCGCGTGCGAGAAGCGGTCGGTGGCGGGCGGGGCTTCGGCGGTCAGTTCGTCGAGCTGTGCGGTCCAGCGGGGGCCGCGCGGTCGGTCGTACGACATCTGCGCGCGGATGAGGGCCGATACGAGGCGTACGTGTACGTCGTCCAGCTCGCGCCGCACGATCCGTACGACGTCGGCGGGCTGCCAGCCGCGTCGCCAGGCCGTCGCCACGAACTCCTGGCCGCGGCGGGCGAGTTCGGCGTCCGCGCTCGGGTCGGCGGCGAGGAGGGACGCGCCGGTGTCGAGGGCGGTGTCGGTGTCGCCGTAGAGGGCGGCCCGGAAGGCACGTTCGACGGTGCTGCTGGTCACGTGGCGATCGTGCCATGGGGGCACGCGCGCGTGGACGGCATGGGGTGTCAACCCGGGGTTGACACCCCTAAGGGCGCAACCTACGGTTGACACATGTCGACGAACCCAACCACGTCATCCGTACGTCTCGACGAACTCATCGAAGCCATCAAGAAGGTCCACGACGAGCCCCTCGACCAGCTCCAGGACGCGGTGATCGCCGGTGATCACCTCGGGGAGGTGGCCGACCATCTGATCGGCCACTTCGTGGACCAGGCCCGGCGATCGGGCGCCTCCTGGACGGACATCGGCAGGAGCATGGGCGTCACCCGGCAGGCCGCGCAGAAGCGCTTCGTGCCGAAGGAGTCGGCCGACCTCGACCCGCAAGCGGGCTTCGGCCGCTACACGGCGCGTGCCCGCAACGCGGTGATGGCCGCCCACAACGAGGCCGTCGCGGCCCGCAACCCCGAGGGCCGCCCCGCGCACCTGGTCCTCGGCCTGCTGGCCGATCCGGACGGCCTGGCCGCGAAGGCGATCACGGCGCACGGCGTCCCGCTGGACTCCGTACGCCAGGCCGCCACCGCCGCGCTGCCGCCCGCCGCGGACAAGGTCCCCGACCTCGTCCCCTACGGCTCCGACGCCAAGAAGGTCCTGGAGCTCACCTTCCGCGAGGCCCTGCGCCTCGGCCACAACTACATCGGCACCGAGCACATCCTGCTGGCCCTGCTGGAGTTCGAGAACGGCACGGGTGTTCTGTCCGGCCTCGGACTCACCAAGCAGGCGATGGAGGAGTACATCGTCGGGCTGCTCTCCCAGTTCCTGAAGAGCGGTGAGGAGACGACCAAGAAGGCCGCTGAGGAGTCCAGCGAGAAGGACTCCGGGGAGGGCTCCGCGTAGGGCTCAGGAAGGGCAAAACGCAAGGCTGAGGCCGTTGTCAGACCCGGGTGCCACACTCGCAGCATGACCGATCGGTGGGCACTCGCTCCGGCCGAGGACGGCGGCGCCGAGCTCGCCCCCCTCGGCCCGGACGGGCTGCCCGCCGGACCGGTCGTGCGGGAGCCGGACCTGGCCGCGGCGGTGCGCGGCCGGCCGGAGGTCACGCGCTGGGTCTGGCGTTCCACCGCCGAGGTCTATCCGCGTCTGCTCGCCACGGGGGTGCGAGTCGAGCGGTGCTACGACATCGAGGACGCCGAGACCCTCCTGCTCGGCCACGAGGGGCGGTCCGGCGAACCCCGCTCGGCGGCCGCCGCCCTGGCCCGGCTGCGCCGCGGCCCCGTACCGCCGGACCCACCCCAGCGCTCGGCCGAACCCGGCGCCCAGTCACCCCTCTTCGAGCCGCAGTCCGTGCATGTACCGCTGGCCGATCTCATCGAGGTCTACGCCGAGCAGCAGCGCCGGCACGACAAGGCGGCGCACCCGGGGCGGATGCGGCTGCTGACGGCAGCCGAGTCGGCGGGGATGCTGGTCGCCGCCGAGATGAACCGGGCGGGGCTGCCGTGGAGCGCTGACGTCCACCGCCGGGTGCTGCACGAACTGCTCGGCGAGCGGTATGCGGGCGGCGGGGAGCCGCGGCGGCTGGCGGAGCTGGCGGACGAGGTGTCGGCCGCCTTCGGGCGCCGGGTGCGGCCCGATCTGCCGGCCGATGTGATCAAGGCCTTCGCGCAGGCCGGGATCAAGGTCAGATCGACCCGCCGCTGGGAGATCGAGTCCGTCGACCACCCGGCCGTGAAGCCGCTGATCGAGTACAAAAAGCTGTACCGCATCTGGGTGGCGCACGGCTGGTCCTGGCTGCAGGACTGGGTCCGGGACGGCCGGTTCCGGCCCGAGTTCCTCGCGGGCGGGACCGTCACCGGCCGCTGGGTGACCAACGGCGGGGGCGCGTTGCAGATCCCCAAGGTCATCCGGCGCGCGGTGGTCGCCGACCCCGGCTGGCGGCTGGTCGTCGCCGACGCCGACCAGATGGAGCCGCGCGTCCTCGCGGCCATCTCCCGCGACCCCGGGCTGATGGAGGTGGCGGGCAGGGAGACCGACCTGTACCAGTCCGTCTCCGACCGCGCCTTCTCCGGAGACCGCGCCCAGGCCAAGCTCGCCGTCCTGGGAGCGGTGTACGGGCAGACGTCCGGCGACGGCCTGAAGAACCTCGCCGCCCTCAGACGCCGCTTCCCCAAGGCGGTGGCGTACGTCGACGACGCGGCGCGCGAGGGCGAGGAGGGGCGGCTCGTACGGACCTGGCTCGGGCGTACGTGTCCCCCGGCGGCCGGAGCGACCGACGCCACCACCGAGGAGGCGGGGATTCCGCAGGACGATCCGGCCGACGCGCCGCCCGGCGACGACGCCTGGGTGCCGGGCTACGCCTCCACCAACGCCCGCGCCCGCGGCCGCTTCGCCCGCAACTTCGTCGTCCAGGGCAGCGCCGCCGACTGGACCCTGCTGCTCCTCGCCGCGCTCCGGCAAGCCTGCGCGGGCATGTCGGCGGAACTGGTCTTCTTCCAGCACGACGAGGTGATCGTCCACTGTCCCGAGGAGGAGGCCGAAACGGTCGTGACGGCGATCCGGGAGGCATCGGACCTCGCGGGCCGGCTGACGTTCGGTGAGACGCCGGTGCGGTTTCCGTTCACGACGGCGGTGGTGGAGTGTTATGCAGACGCGAAATAAGCGCCCCGAAGGGGCGCGGGGAACTGCGCGACCAGCCCCCACCGGCCCGCAGGTGTCACCCTCGTCTGGACTTCCACGCGTCCGGCGAAGCGCTTAGCTTCGCCGCATGACGACGAAGACACGCAAAACCCGCACCCACGCTCTGACTTGGAGCGCCTCCGCGAAGCGCCTCGGCGCAGCCGTCGGCGTACTGGCCCTCGCCGCCTCAGGCACCGCCGCGCACGCCACCGAGGACCCCGCCACCGGACTCGCCGCCTACCACCGCCAGCACATCACCTGGACCGATTGCCGGCAGGGACCGGACGACGAGGAGGGGACCGCGCTGGACCGCGCCGGGGCCCGGTGCGCCCGGGTCACCGTGCCGCTCGACTACTCCCGCCCGACGGGCCGGACGATGGAGATCGCCCTGTCCCGGTTACCCGCGGCCGACCGGAAGCACCGGATCGGCACCCTGATGCTCAACAGCGGCGGCCCCGCCGAGCCGACGCTCGGCATGCCGCTGAGGACCCGCGCCCACCTCGGCAAGACGGCCGCGCGGTACGACATCATCGGCATGGACCCGAGATTCGTGGGCCGCAGTGAGGCACTCGACTGCGGCTGGCCCGCCGGTATCTGGATCCGCTCGGCCGGGTACAGCCGGGCCGCGTTCGACCGCCAGGTCGCCTTCCAGAAGGACCTCGCCGAGCGGTGCGCCGCCCGGCACGGCGATGTGCTGCCGTATGTCACCACCCGCAACACCGCCCGCGACATGGACGTCGTCCGCTCGGTGCTGGGCGAACCCCGGATCTCCTTCCTCGGGTACTCCTACGGCGCCTATCTCGGCGCCGTGTACATGCAGATGTTCCCCGGCCGCACCGACCGGGTCGTCCTCGACAGCGCCGGCGATCCCCGCACGTACGGCCCCCGTCTGCTGCGGGGCAGGGAGGTCCCCGCGGAGCGGGCGCTGCGGGCCTGGGCGTCCTGGACCGCGGCGCGGCACGGGACGTACGGCCTGGGCACGAGCCGGGACGCCGTTCTCGCCACCGTGCGGCGGATCGTCGACGCGGCGACGGAACGGCCGTTGCGCGTCGGCCCGTACGACATCGACGAGCACCGCTGCCGTATCTGATCTCGAACAGCAGCGGCAGCGACCAGGAGGAGCAGCGTGCCGCGTTCGCACGCGCCGTGGGTGTGCTGGACAAGGCGGCGAAGGGGGTCGCCGTCGAACCGACCCCGGAGCTGGCGGGTCTCCTGCGGTTCGCGCTCGACGCCTCGAGTTCGCCTCTCGCCAGCCCCGCGGCGGCGATCATCTGCGGCGACGCGGCCGCGTCCCGGGATCCCGAGGTCTACTGGCGCGACATCGAACGCAGCCGGGCCCGCCACCCCCTGTTCGGACCGATGACCAACAACATCGCCCCGTGTGCCTTCTGGCCCGAGTCGCCCCGCGAGCAGCCGACCACGATCGCCAACGACACCCCCGCGCTGATCGTCTCCGCCACCGGCGACACCGCCACCACCTACCGGGGCAGCAGGGCCATGCACGGCCTGCTGACCGGCTCCCGGCTGCTGACCCTGCAAGGAGCCATCGTGCACGGTGTGTTCGGCGAGTACGGCAACGCCTGCGTCGACGCGAAGGTGAACGCGTACCTGGAGTCCGGGCGGCTGCCCACCGGAAACCCGACCTGCCGGAAGTGAGCGCGCCGTCCGGGCGGACGACGGTGCGACTTTCGTCGGACGCGGGTGCGACGAAGGGATGCTGTGGGCAAGGTCGTCGACACCTACCTTTGCCGTGTGAATGTGACGACGATGGCCCGTGACGGCTGGAAACGACTGGTCGTGCCGGGGATGTGGTCCCGACGGCGGATCGTCGGCGAGACGGTCCTCGCCCTGGTGCTGGCCCTGTCGGCGACGATGGGTGTGCTGGACAACGGCCCGGCGGCGACGGTCGCCGTGGCGCTGGGCGCCGCCGCGATGTCCCTGCTGCGGCGGGTGTTCCCGGCGAGCGTGCTCGTCCTCGCGGGCGCGCTCGCCGGCGTACTCGTCGGTTTCTGGGCCCTGTTGACGGTCGCGGGCTGGTCGGCGGGCCCGAGGATCAAGGCGCCGCGGTGGGCGCTGGCGGCGTTCACGGTGTCGTACGTCCTCTATGCGGCGCTGACCGTCTCCCAGGGCGCATCCGTCCTCTCCGTGGGGCCGACGCTGCTGTTCAGCACGCTCACGTTCCTGGCGATGACCGTCGTGCCCGGCCTCGCCGCCCGCTACCGCACCCAACGCCGCACCCTCATGCACGCGTTGCACGAGCACAACGCCCAACTGCTGCGGGAACGCGAGATCATCGCCTCCCATGCGCGCCTTCGGGAACGGCAGCGGATAGCCCAGGACATGCACGACAGCCTCGGCCACCAGCTGGCGCTGATCGCCGTGCACACCGGCGCGCTGGAGGTCGACCGGAAGCTGACGGACCGGCAGCGCGAGGCCGTCGGGGTGCTGCGCGACGCGTCCGTGGCGGCGATGCACGAGCTGCGTGAGGCCGTCGGCATCCTGCGCGACGGTACGCACGCGCAGGAGCACGAGAGCGAGACGGCGCCCGCGGCCCGGGGCGTGGCGGGGATCGACGGCCTGGTGGAGGCGTCGCGGGGCGCGGGGGCGGACGTAGAGCTGCGGCGGGCGGGCGAGGAGCGGTCGCCGGCACCCGCCGCGGACCATGCGGCGTACCGGATCGTGCAGGAGGCGCTGACCAACGCGC contains:
- a CDS encoding helix-turn-helix domain-containing protein gives rise to the protein MLLGSQLRRLRETRGITREAAGYSIRASESKISRMELGRVSFKTRDVEDLLTLYGITDESERTSLLSLAREANVAGWWHSYSDVLPSWFPTYVGLEGACSLIRAYEVQFVHGLLQTEAYARAVVRRGMKGASEADVERRVALRLERQKYLVDESGPEFHIVLDEAALRRPYGDREVMRGQLQHLIEVSERPNVRLQIMPFSFGGHSGESGAFTILSFPESDLSDVVYLEQLTSALYLDKHEDVAQYEKALKELQQDSPGPGESRDLLRGLLQLS
- a CDS encoding ATP-binding protein, with the protein product MLEPLRQGLPPLDPAAVSNAASCALPARYEAVREARQFTRRTLDQWELSDRFDDVCLVVSELVTNSLRHALPGPACVTEQIPPVRLHLMRWTERLVCAVRDPSDDSPVARDSDDFSAESGRGLFLVDSFSDSWGWHPLAGTMGGKVVWALFLLSAPSAAE
- a CDS encoding DUF397 domain-containing protein, translated to MDHDVYDVADASGVYNGMAAAQLRVAWQKSRHSNSQGSCVEFARLPGGEVAVRNSRFPDGPALVYTRAEIEAMLLGIKDGEFDHLIAG
- the rpsR gene encoding 30S ribosomal protein S18: MARKPERKPAKNRPNPLDQAKVEYIDYKDTDLLRKFISDRGKIRSRRVTRVSAQQQRLLARAIKNAREMALLPYASR
- a CDS encoding CobW family GTP-binding protein, which gives rise to MLSVVIVGGLHADARKATVERLLTDVPGSVVLHHDLATAVAGTVVRTVRDATGILSAGEAPLVNDCACCALREDLVPELLRLRDAGTVRLAIVELWDSVEPKAMAEVVTGGGLTVTGVITAVDPALLLPYLGNGDDLAERGLAAAATDQRTVADTFARQLEYAPVLALVDSPEADDEDRELLAQLHPTARQVPVGHGDLAGAQGDRAPEPSDDGLTVPAPRRRPLTPLAQAALAGFDVESAAAAQHPACALLPADADAHGVSTLVWHRRRPFHPERLYAALEDLTCAAARSRGRFWLADKPDTLLHWDAAGGALCVESAGPWLAALPDAAWEMVPPVRRAAAAMDWHPEHGDCCQHLVFTSPGLDRDGLQELLESCLLTDAEYAAGRDAWKRLPPAFDTLLEV
- a CDS encoding type B 50S ribosomal protein L31 is translated as MRKEIHPEYGPVVFRDRAANYAFLTRSTMTSEKTVEWEDGNTYPVVDVEISNVSHPFYTGTARVLDTAGRVERFERRYGKQG
- the rpmG gene encoding 50S ribosomal protein L33: MARNELRPVIKLRSTAGTGYTYVTRKNRRNDPDRMTLRKYDPVVGRHVDFREER
- the rpmB gene encoding 50S ribosomal protein L28; protein product: MSAHCMLTGAQPGFGNTISHSHRRTSRRFDPNIQSKRYWLPSEGRYVRLKLSTKGIKTIDTIGIEAAVARIRARGVRV
- the rpsN gene encoding 30S ribosomal protein S14, with protein sequence MAKKSKIAKNEKRQEIVARYAGRRAELKEIIRRPSSTEAERLAAEQELRRQPRNASATRVRNRDSVDGRPRGYFRAFGLSRVNLRGQAHAGYLPGVRKSSW
- a CDS encoding DUF4232 domain-containing protein, with the translated sequence MRATPLAVTALAAALLLTACDSGGSSNSSAEEREVTQSTKPGEPCKMHNVAMHLGPANSAPAVGDTGNLAVTIINRDAECTVDGLPAAGLDTGDSVGKVPVDKAAKPQKLTLAKDAEVSFTLTYVRGEEGGAKSLAAKTLKIYLPGDTSPRDFPWEYGDVALKSGDVPDASLSGFQQTGD
- a CDS encoding DUF2786 domain-containing protein, coding for MTSSTVERAFRAALYGDTDTALDTGASLLAADPSADAELARRGQEFVATAWRRGWQPADVVRIVRRELDDVHVRLVSALIRAQMSYDRPRGPRWTAQLDELTAEAPPATDRFSHATAVLELYRLLLRLPALEPLDEPSGSHPKSESRMLTRIRALLAKAEATGFPEEAEALSAKAQELMARHSIDEALLAGRAPTADVPGACRIGVEPPYEQAKAVLLDAVATANHCRAVWNEPLGFTTVVGFEPDLEAVELLYTSLLVQAQTAMTKAEAAQRAGGRRRTKTFRQSFLAAYAHRVGTRLAAAAETQVTGDLLPVLASRELAVTGRLDRMFPETTTTRLRGVTDAAGWTEGAEAADRAQVGRRKPLR
- a CDS encoding Clp protease N-terminal domain-containing protein, which translates into the protein MSTNPTTSSVRLDELIEAIKKVHDEPLDQLQDAVIAGDHLGEVADHLIGHFVDQARRSGASWTDIGRSMGVTRQAAQKRFVPKESADLDPQAGFGRYTARARNAVMAAHNEAVAARNPEGRPAHLVLGLLADPDGLAAKAITAHGVPLDSVRQAATAALPPAADKVPDLVPYGSDAKKVLELTFREALRLGHNYIGTEHILLALLEFENGTGVLSGLGLTKQAMEEYIVGLLSQFLKSGEETTKKAAEESSEKDSGEGSA